A window from Sphingopyxis alaskensis RB2256 encodes these proteins:
- a CDS encoding GFA family protein, which translates to MERIETEASGGCQCGAVRYHVSAVLDTSHICHCRMCQKAAGNFFIALIGVPRDAIRWTRGSPATFNSSDKAARGFCRDCGTPLSYDYFDSKHINLTTGSFDDPSQFPPRFQFGLEGQMPWFAELSIPAEGTTEETMAAYVGAIKASNHQHPDHDTDVWPEGR; encoded by the coding sequence ATGGAACGGATCGAAACCGAAGCATCGGGCGGGTGCCAGTGCGGCGCGGTGCGCTATCATGTCAGTGCGGTGCTCGACACGTCGCACATCTGCCATTGCCGGATGTGCCAGAAGGCGGCGGGCAATTTCTTCATCGCGCTGATCGGCGTGCCGCGCGACGCGATTCGCTGGACGCGCGGAAGCCCGGCAACATTCAACAGTTCGGACAAGGCGGCGCGCGGTTTCTGCCGCGACTGTGGAACGCCGCTCAGCTATGATTATTTCGACAGCAAGCATATCAACCTGACGACGGGGTCGTTCGACGATCCATCGCAGTTCCCACCGCGCTTCCAGTTCGGTCTCGAAGGGCAGATGCCCTGGTTCGCGGAGCTTTCGATCCCGGCCGAAGGGACGACCGAAGAGACGATGGCGGCCTATGTCGGCGCGATCAAGGCGAGCAACCATCAGCACCCCGACCACGACACGGACGTCTGGCCGGAGGGGCGGTAG
- the ahpF gene encoding alkyl hydroperoxide reductase subunit F: MLDPNTTAQLKTYLGNLRHPIELVASLDASPKSVEMRALVEEVAAQSDRITARFDGDDVRRPSFAIRGDEGKAEAVFAGLPMGHEFTSLILALLHVGGHPPKEDAELLDAVRALEGDFTFETFFSLSCQNCPDVVQALNIMAALNPNIRHTAIDGALFQDEVERRQVMAVPAVFLNGEPFGQGRMDLAQIVAKLDAGAVARAAGKIAAKEPFDVLVVGGGPGGAAAAIYAARKGIRTGIVAERFGGQLLDTLGIDNFVSVQHTEGPKLAAQLEAHVKDYDVDVMNAQEAAALIPGGANGLHEVKLKSGASVKGKTVILSTGARWRQMGVPGEAEYRGRGVAYCPHCDGPLFKGKRVAVIGGGNSGVEAAIDLAGLVAHVTLIEFDSQLRADAVLQTKLGSLPNVTVITSALTTEVLGNGEKVVGLRYRDRGTDEEHLIELEGIFVQIGLVPNTEWLGDAVALSGRGEIEVDARGATSQPGIFAAGDVTTVPYKQIVIAMGEGSKASLSAFDHLIRAGA, from the coding sequence ATGCTCGACCCCAACACGACCGCCCAGCTCAAAACCTATCTCGGCAACCTCCGCCACCCGATCGAGCTGGTCGCGAGCCTCGATGCCTCGCCCAAGTCGGTCGAGATGCGCGCGCTTGTCGAAGAGGTCGCGGCGCAGTCGGACCGCATCACCGCGCGCTTCGACGGCGACGACGTACGTCGTCCGTCCTTCGCGATTCGCGGCGATGAGGGCAAAGCCGAAGCCGTGTTCGCCGGCCTGCCGATGGGGCATGAGTTTACGTCGCTGATCCTCGCGCTGCTGCATGTCGGCGGCCACCCGCCGAAGGAAGACGCCGAACTGCTCGACGCGGTGCGTGCGCTGGAGGGCGATTTCACCTTCGAAACCTTCTTTTCGCTGTCGTGCCAGAATTGCCCCGACGTCGTGCAGGCGCTCAACATCATGGCGGCGCTCAATCCGAATATCCGCCACACCGCGATCGACGGCGCGCTGTTCCAGGACGAGGTCGAACGGCGTCAGGTGATGGCGGTGCCCGCGGTGTTCCTGAACGGCGAACCTTTCGGGCAGGGGCGCATGGACCTCGCGCAGATCGTCGCGAAACTCGACGCCGGTGCCGTCGCCCGCGCGGCCGGAAAGATCGCCGCGAAGGAGCCGTTCGACGTGCTCGTCGTCGGCGGCGGACCCGGCGGCGCTGCGGCGGCGATTTATGCGGCGCGCAAGGGCATCCGCACCGGCATCGTCGCCGAACGTTTCGGCGGGCAGCTGCTCGACACGCTGGGGATCGACAATTTCGTCTCGGTCCAGCACACCGAAGGCCCGAAGCTCGCCGCGCAACTCGAAGCGCATGTCAAGGATTATGACGTCGATGTGATGAACGCGCAGGAAGCCGCCGCGCTGATCCCCGGCGGCGCGAACGGCCTGCACGAGGTGAAGCTGAAAAGCGGCGCGAGCGTCAAGGGGAAGACCGTCATCCTGTCGACCGGCGCGCGCTGGCGCCAGATGGGCGTCCCCGGCGAGGCCGAATATCGGGGCAGGGGCGTCGCCTATTGCCCGCATTGCGACGGTCCGCTGTTCAAGGGCAAGCGCGTCGCGGTGATCGGCGGCGGCAATTCGGGGGTCGAGGCGGCGATCGATCTGGCCGGGCTGGTCGCGCATGTGACCTTGATCGAGTTCGACAGCCAGCTTCGCGCTGACGCGGTGCTTCAGACGAAGCTCGGCAGCCTGCCCAATGTCACCGTCATTACGTCGGCGCTCACCACCGAAGTGCTCGGCAATGGCGAAAAGGTCGTCGGGCTGCGCTATCGCGACCGCGGCACGGACGAGGAGCATCTGATCGAACTCGAAGGCATTTTCGTCCAGATCGGCCTTGTCCCCAACACCGAATGGCTCGGCGATGCGGTGGCGCTCAGCGGTCGCGGCGAGATCGAGGTCGACGCGCGCGGCGCGACCAGCCAGCCCGGCATTTTCGCCGCGGGTGACGTGACGACGGTGCCCTACAAGCAGATCGTCATCGCGATGGGCGAGGGGTCAAAGGCGTCGCTCTCGGCCTTCGACCATCTGATTCGCGCGGGCGCCTGA
- a CDS encoding UDP-2,3-diacylglucosamine diphosphatase, whose translation MASISTLPIPARFADPFTTDPHIPERVIGERRSYRTVWVSDIHLGTRGCNAAMLIDFFDHVDCETLYLVGDIIDGWRLKKRHFWPPEHNDVVWRVLKRAKRGTRVVYVPGNHDEMVRPFDGFDFGGVEIRREAIHETADGRKLLIVHGDEFDAVMLAHRWLAFVGDAAYTALMKCNIVVNWVRHKLGLPYWSLSMVAKHKVKNAVQFIGRYEEVVAHAARARGVDGVVCGHIHSAEMREIEGTGYYNDGDWVEGCTALVEHHDGTMEILHWAKEVAARNAPTQLMLPAAA comes from the coding sequence ATGGCATCGATCTCGACCCTGCCGATCCCCGCGCGCTTTGCCGACCCCTTCACGACCGATCCGCATATCCCGGAGCGCGTGATCGGCGAGCGACGGAGCTATCGCACCGTGTGGGTCAGCGACATCCATCTTGGCACGCGCGGCTGCAACGCCGCGATGCTGATCGACTTTTTCGACCATGTCGATTGCGAGACGCTGTATCTGGTGGGAGACATCATCGACGGCTGGCGTTTGAAGAAGCGCCATTTCTGGCCGCCCGAGCATAATGACGTCGTGTGGCGCGTGCTCAAGCGTGCGAAGCGCGGCACGCGCGTCGTCTATGTCCCCGGCAACCATGACGAGATGGTGCGTCCCTTCGACGGCTTCGATTTCGGCGGCGTCGAAATCCGCCGCGAGGCGATCCACGAAACCGCCGACGGCCGCAAGCTGCTGATCGTCCATGGCGACGAGTTTGACGCGGTGATGCTCGCGCACCGCTGGCTCGCCTTCGTCGGCGACGCTGCCTACACCGCGCTGATGAAGTGCAATATCGTGGTCAACTGGGTCCGCCACAAGCTTGGCCTGCCCTATTGGTCGCTGTCGATGGTCGCCAAGCACAAGGTCAAGAACGCCGTCCAGTTCATCGGTCGCTACGAGGAGGTCGTCGCCCATGCCGCGCGCGCGCGCGGGGTCGACGGAGTGGTGTGCGGCCATATCCACAGCGCCGAGATGCGCGAGATCGAGGGCACCGGATATTATAACGATGGCGACTGGGTCGAAGGCTGCACCGCGCTTGTCGAACATCATGACGGCACCATGGAAATCCTGCATTGGGCGAAGGAAGTCGCCGCGCGCAACGCGCCGACCCAGTTGATGCTGCCCGCCGCCGCATGA
- a CDS encoding winged helix-turn-helix transcriptional regulator yields MKELVSRCPIEEVMQLLGGRWPSLLIYYLSDGTKRFSDLQRDNPTISHKMLTLELRKLEDAGIVRRTDFDGYPRRVEYGLTEDGERLVPLIDALGDWWGSMVAAPADATVVAAD; encoded by the coding sequence ATGAAAGAGCTGGTTTCACGCTGTCCGATCGAGGAGGTGATGCAGCTACTGGGCGGCCGCTGGCCCAGCCTGCTGATCTATTATCTCAGCGACGGGACCAAGCGGTTCAGCGACCTGCAACGCGACAATCCGACGATCTCGCACAAGATGCTGACGCTCGAACTGCGCAAGCTCGAGGATGCGGGGATCGTTCGCCGCACTGACTTCGACGGCTATCCGCGCCGCGTCGAATATGGCCTGACCGAGGATGGCGAAAGGCTGGTGCCGCTGATCGACGCGCTTGGCGACTGGTGGGGTTCGATGGTTGCCGCACCAGCGGACGCGACCGTGGTCGCCGCGGACTAG
- the aac(3)-Ii gene encoding aminoglycoside N-acetyltransferase AAC(3)-Ii, whose product MIVRRLGPGDIAAVRALNAVYGAAFDDPETYRADRPDDAWLARQLGREGVIVLVAELDGNIVGGLTAYELPKLEAARSEIYLYDLAVDAAHRRCGIATALIGELQHIAAETGAWAVFVQADHGDDPAVALYTGLGAREDVMHFDLPPRPRGA is encoded by the coding sequence ATGATCGTCCGCCGCCTCGGCCCCGGCGACATCGCCGCAGTGCGCGCGCTGAACGCGGTCTATGGCGCCGCCTTCGACGACCCCGAAACCTATCGCGCCGACCGTCCCGACGACGCATGGCTGGCGCGCCAGCTTGGCCGCGAGGGGGTGATCGTGCTGGTCGCCGAACTGGACGGCAACATCGTCGGCGGCCTCACCGCCTATGAGCTACCGAAGCTTGAGGCGGCGCGCAGCGAAATCTATCTCTATGACCTCGCGGTCGATGCCGCGCACCGCCGCTGCGGTATCGCCACCGCGCTGATCGGGGAGCTTCAACATATCGCCGCCGAAACCGGCGCCTGGGCGGTGTTCGTCCAGGCCGACCATGGCGACGACCCCGCGGTTGCGTTATACACCGGGCTCGGCGCGCGCGAGGATGTGATGCATTTCGACCTGCCCCCGCGACCGCGCGGCGCATAG
- the ahpC gene encoding alkyl hydroperoxide reductase subunit C, whose protein sequence is MGIIGSSIKPFSATSYHQGKFVPVTDADVKGKWAVFFFYPADFTFVCPTELEDLADQYETLQSLGVEVYAVSTDTHFSHKAWHDSSPAIGKIAYHMLGDQNHVLANNFGVLREDSGLADRATFVVDPDGVIQVMEITCEGVGRNAGELVRKIKAAIHVRANPGQVCPAKWEEGAETLAPSIELVGKI, encoded by the coding sequence ATGGGTATCATCGGAAGTTCGATCAAGCCGTTCAGCGCCACCTCTTACCATCAGGGCAAGTTCGTCCCCGTGACGGACGCCGATGTGAAGGGCAAATGGGCGGTGTTCTTCTTCTATCCGGCCGACTTCACCTTCGTCTGCCCGACCGAGCTCGAAGACCTCGCCGACCAGTATGAAACGCTCCAGAGCCTTGGCGTCGAAGTCTATGCCGTTTCGACCGACACGCATTTCAGCCACAAGGCTTGGCACGACAGTTCACCGGCGATCGGCAAGATCGCCTATCACATGCTGGGTGACCAGAACCATGTCCTCGCCAATAATTTCGGCGTGCTGCGCGAAGATTCGGGCCTTGCCGACCGCGCGACCTTCGTTGTCGATCCCGACGGAGTGATTCAGGTGATGGAAATCACCTGCGAAGGCGTCGGCCGCAATGCAGGGGAACTGGTCCGCAAGATCAAGGCTGCGATCCATGTCCGCGCCAACCCCGGCCAGGTCTGCCCGGCGAAGTGGGAAGAGGGCGCCGAAACGCTCGCTCCCTCGATCGAACTCGTCGGCAAGATCTAA
- a CDS encoding glutathione S-transferase family protein, whose amino-acid sequence MEPILIYGFPLGSSMGLVAALEWLGKPYRLCRVDMLGEMREPAYARINARHETPALITDQGRVLTETMAIASWLAVRDDERRISPDPLSPEADRMRQIMAFINTGFTGAFSPLWAAMEMDPPRPALQASLREFGREAVIERHDKLEAMAGDGPYLVGDRPTLADALFVGVARWLDFHEVAPPTRWPKLAALRARLEADPAVVHATALESGESAAGGGLCRGHLPLAEVIARFGT is encoded by the coding sequence TTGGAACCGATCCTTATCTATGGCTTCCCGCTGGGAAGCTCCATGGGGCTTGTCGCCGCGCTCGAGTGGCTGGGCAAACCCTATCGCCTGTGCCGCGTCGACATGCTCGGCGAAATGCGCGAGCCCGCCTATGCCCGCATCAACGCGCGGCACGAGACGCCCGCGCTGATTACCGACCAGGGCCGCGTGCTGACCGAAACGATGGCGATCGCCAGCTGGCTGGCGGTGCGCGACGACGAGAGGCGGATCAGCCCCGATCCGCTGTCGCCCGAGGCCGACCGGATGCGGCAGATCATGGCGTTCATCAACACCGGCTTCACCGGCGCCTTCAGCCCGTTATGGGCGGCAATGGAGATGGACCCGCCGCGTCCAGCGTTGCAGGCATCATTGCGCGAATTCGGCAGGGAAGCGGTGATCGAACGCCACGACAAGCTGGAAGCCATGGCCGGTGATGGTCCCTATCTGGTCGGCGACCGGCCGACGCTGGCCGACGCACTGTTCGTCGGGGTGGCGCGCTGGCTGGATTTTCATGAGGTGGCGCCGCCGACCCGCTGGCCGAAGCTCGCCGCGCTGCGCGCGCGGCTGGAGGCCGATCCGGCGGTCGTCCATGCCACCGCGCTGGAAAGCGGCGAAAGCGCCGCAGGCGGCGGACTGTGCCGCGGACATCTGCCGCTGGCGGAAGTGATCGCGCGCTTCGGGACGTGA
- a CDS encoding TonB-dependent receptor plug domain-containing protein, whose protein sequence is MNDNRSFLSARTVLLAASAGVALPVAAAAQVGPQAVAALVDQPADQAPPASEAVENAYDDYADGAIVVTAPRLSGQLDTDIKAEAELDEAAIASYGVSNVSELLEALAPQTRSGRGRGSGRPIILINGRRIGGFGEVRNLPPEAIAKVEVFPEEVALQYGYSADERVVNLVLKPDFRQVSIEAEGGIPTQGGRFQSEVEPSFLAITERGRININAGWESKSMLRESERDLVYDDPAQAAEAPARSLLGASDEYRIDATVQRSLNKVTDASINLRLDQTDTLSLLGPGPGGVGDPLTRDSRARNLTSTASVNGMLGDWRWSVTGNYADADQRTFTDRIDGSVDRFDSSQQTFGGNANLSGTVTEGWAGPIRLSMTGSYSGLRFDSRSQRADGVTTTDLSRDLPGVFGSLTVPLLDPDYAVGKIGTLSLTLSGQVQNPSDFAALKSWGANLNWGVTDSLSLIASFNSDEAAPGIQQLGAAPLVTPAVTYYDFATGQTVQITTTTGGNPLLLAEQRRDLKLGLNWSPPMIDGLNLSVNYNRNKSHDTANSFPLLTPEIEAAFPDRVTRDANGVLVALDQRPVNFDRAENSQIRWGLNFGKSFGQEEQRAGPRREGGAPGAGAPRGGPRAGGGGRGGLGRMFGGGPQGGRWQVSLYHTIKLTDTVLIRPGVPELDLLDGSATGSGGGSNRHLVELDGGVFYKGMGVRLSAKYDSGSTVTGGSAGDLDFGDLATFDLRFFVNLDQQPRLTGALPFLKGSRLRLAIDNVFDAQRKITDANGVVPLNYQPGYIDPLGRYIELEWRKTF, encoded by the coding sequence ATGAACGACAATCGCTCCTTCCTTTCCGCTCGAACCGTGCTGCTTGCGGCGAGCGCCGGCGTCGCACTGCCCGTTGCCGCGGCGGCGCAGGTCGGCCCGCAAGCGGTTGCCGCGCTGGTCGACCAGCCCGCCGATCAGGCGCCCCCGGCATCCGAAGCGGTCGAGAATGCCTATGACGATTATGCCGATGGTGCGATTGTCGTCACGGCGCCGCGCCTTTCCGGGCAGCTCGACACGGACATCAAGGCCGAAGCCGAACTCGATGAAGCCGCGATCGCGAGCTATGGCGTCTCGAACGTGTCCGAACTGCTCGAAGCGCTGGCGCCGCAGACGCGATCGGGCCGCGGGCGCGGTAGCGGGCGGCCGATCATCCTCATCAACGGCCGTCGCATCGGCGGGTTCGGCGAAGTGCGCAACCTGCCGCCCGAGGCGATCGCCAAGGTCGAGGTGTTTCCCGAAGAGGTCGCGCTGCAATATGGCTATTCGGCCGACGAGCGCGTCGTCAATCTGGTGCTCAAGCCCGATTTCCGGCAGGTCTCGATCGAGGCCGAAGGCGGCATCCCGACGCAGGGCGGACGTTTTCAGAGCGAGGTCGAGCCGAGTTTCCTCGCGATCACCGAAAGGGGCCGGATCAACATCAATGCCGGCTGGGAAAGCAAGTCGATGCTGCGCGAAAGCGAACGCGACCTTGTTTATGACGATCCGGCGCAGGCGGCCGAAGCGCCCGCGCGCAGCCTGCTCGGCGCATCCGACGAATATCGCATCGACGCGACGGTCCAGCGCAGCCTGAACAAGGTCACCGATGCGTCGATCAACCTGCGGCTCGACCAGACCGACACGCTGTCGCTGCTCGGCCCCGGTCCCGGCGGCGTCGGCGATCCGCTCACACGCGACAGCCGCGCGCGCAACCTCACGTCGACCGCGAGCGTCAACGGGATGCTCGGCGACTGGCGCTGGTCGGTCACCGGCAATTATGCCGACGCCGATCAGCGGACCTTTACCGACCGCATCGACGGCTCGGTCGACCGTTTCGACAGCAGCCAGCAGACATTTGGCGGCAACGCCAATCTGTCGGGCACGGTGACCGAAGGCTGGGCGGGGCCGATCCGCCTGTCGATGACCGGCAGCTATTCGGGCTTGCGCTTCGACAGCCGGTCGCAGCGCGCCGACGGCGTGACCACCACCGACCTGTCGCGCGACCTTCCCGGCGTGTTCGGCTCCTTGACCGTGCCGCTGCTCGACCCCGATTATGCGGTCGGCAAGATCGGCACGCTGTCGCTGACGCTCAGCGGACAGGTTCAGAATCCCAGCGATTTCGCCGCACTCAAAAGCTGGGGTGCGAACCTCAACTGGGGCGTCACCGACAGCCTGTCGCTGATCGCCAGCTTCAACAGCGACGAGGCCGCGCCGGGGATCCAGCAGCTTGGCGCCGCGCCGCTGGTGACGCCCGCGGTGACCTATTACGACTTTGCCACCGGCCAGACGGTTCAGATCACGACGACGACCGGCGGCAATCCCTTGCTGCTTGCCGAACAGCGCCGCGACCTCAAGCTGGGGCTCAACTGGTCGCCGCCGATGATCGACGGGCTCAACCTGTCGGTCAATTACAACCGGAACAAAAGCCATGACACGGCGAACAGCTTTCCGCTGCTCACGCCCGAGATCGAGGCGGCCTTCCCCGACCGCGTCACGCGCGATGCCAACGGTGTGCTCGTCGCGCTCGACCAGCGACCGGTCAATTTCGACCGCGCCGAAAACTCGCAGATCCGTTGGGGCCTCAATTTCGGCAAGAGCTTCGGGCAGGAGGAGCAGCGCGCCGGGCCGCGCCGCGAGGGCGGCGCTCCCGGCGCCGGGGCGCCGCGCGGCGGGCCGCGGGCGGGCGGGGGTGGACGCGGTGGTCTCGGCCGCATGTTCGGCGGTGGGCCGCAGGGCGGTCGCTGGCAGGTGTCGCTCTACCACACGATCAAGCTCACTGACACGGTGCTCATCCGTCCCGGTGTTCCCGAACTCGACCTGCTCGATGGTTCGGCGACGGGCAGCGGCGGCGGATCGAACCGTCATCTCGTCGAACTCGACGGCGGCGTCTTCTACAAGGGGATGGGCGTGCGTTTGAGCGCGAAATATGACAGCGGCAGCACGGTCACGGGCGGCAGTGCGGGCGACCTTGACTTCGGCGACCTCGCAACCTTCGACCTGCGTTTTTTCGTCAACCTCGACCAGCAGCCCAGGCTGACCGGCGCACTCCCCTTCCTCAAAGGCTCGCGCCTCCGCCTCGCCATCGACAACGTCTTCGACGCCCAGCGCAAGATCACCGACGCGAATGGGGTGGTGCCGCTGAACTATCAGCCAGGATATATCGACCCCCTGGGCCGCTATATCGAGCTGGAGTGGCGCAAGACTTTCTAG
- a CDS encoding glycosyltransferase family 4 protein yields the protein MRILIVTDAWEPQVNGVVRTLQATIAELRAAGHEVGVISPDLFRSIPCPSYGEIRLAFAGRRAVGRRIRAFAPQAIHISTEGPLGLAARRWCLDKGFPFTTAYHTRFPEYVAARLPVSPALVWRFIRWFHRPARHIMVATRSLARELADRGLAQTMMWERGVDHALFRPDRAAHPAFDGLARPIQLYVGRVAVEKNIGAFLDCDRPGTKVVVGDGPALADLKARHPDALFLGKLGGETLASAYAGADVFVFPSRTDTFGLVVIEALSCGTPVAAYPVPGPGDIVTDGAGALDEDLGRAIDRALACDRSDAAALGARYSWAGCTAQFARALSFVPADSVSETAIGTAGVAA from the coding sequence ATGAGGATATTGATCGTCACCGATGCGTGGGAGCCGCAGGTCAACGGGGTCGTCCGCACCCTGCAGGCGACAATTGCCGAGCTGCGCGCCGCGGGGCATGAGGTCGGCGTCATCTCGCCCGACCTGTTCCGGTCGATCCCCTGCCCCTCCTATGGCGAAATCCGCCTTGCCTTTGCCGGGCGGCGCGCGGTGGGGCGCCGAATCCGCGCCTTTGCGCCGCAGGCGATCCATATCTCGACCGAAGGGCCGCTGGGGCTCGCGGCGCGGCGCTGGTGCCTCGATAAGGGCTTTCCCTTCACCACCGCCTATCACACCCGCTTTCCCGAATATGTCGCGGCGCGCCTGCCCGTGTCGCCCGCCCTTGTCTGGCGCTTCATCCGCTGGTTCCACCGCCCGGCGCGGCACATCATGGTCGCGACGCGCAGCCTGGCGCGCGAACTCGCCGATCGGGGCCTTGCCCAAACGATGATGTGGGAACGCGGCGTCGATCATGCGCTCTTCCGACCCGACCGTGCTGCGCACCCCGCCTTTGACGGGCTGGCGCGCCCGATCCAGCTTTATGTCGGCCGCGTGGCGGTCGAGAAGAATATCGGCGCATTCCTCGACTGCGACCGCCCCGGCACGAAAGTCGTCGTCGGCGACGGTCCCGCGCTCGCCGACCTCAAGGCCCGCCATCCCGACGCGCTGTTCCTCGGCAAGCTTGGCGGCGAGACGCTCGCTTCGGCCTATGCGGGTGCCGATGTGTTCGTCTTTCCAAGTCGCACCGACACCTTCGGCCTTGTCGTGATCGAAGCCCTGAGCTGCGGCACGCCGGTTGCCGCCTATCCGGTGCCGGGACCGGGCGACATTGTGACCGACGGCGCCGGCGCGCTCGACGAAGACCTGGGCCGCGCAATCGACCGCGCGCTGGCCTGCGACCGCAGCGATGCCGCCGCGCTCGGCGCGCGATACAGCTGGGCGGGATGCACCGCGCAGTTCGCGCGCGCGCTGTCCTTCGTTCCCGCCGACTCCGTGTCGGAGACCGCGATCGGGACGGCAGGCGTCGCAGCCTAG
- the guaA gene encoding glutamine-hydrolyzing GMP synthase, which yields MPTPDPSAAPESILIIDFGSQVTQLIARRVREAGVYSEIVPFSAAEAALARMRPKGVILSGSPASVPAEGSPRAPRSIFDSGLPILGICYGQQVMSQQLGGKVEPGGIDGERDGEFGRAFLTVTEPCVLFDGLWQVGERHQVWMSHGDRVTRFAPGFRIVAVSDGAPFAVIANDERRYYGTQFHPEVVHTPDGAKLIANFVRHVCGCSGDWTMAEFRTTKIAEIRAQVGDQRVLCGLSGGVDSAVAAVLIHEAIGEQLTCVFVDHGLLRMNEREQVERLFRDHYNIPLVVVDAEERFMAGLAGITDPEQKRKFIGAEFINVFEEEARKIGGADFLAQGTLYPDVIESVSFTGGPSVTIKSHHNVGGLPERMNMKLVEPLRELFKDEVRLLGKELGLPDIFVGRHPFPGPGLAIRIPGEVSKERCDILRKADAVYLEEIRNAGLYDAIWQAFAVLLPVKTVGVMGDGRTYDHVCALRAVTSTDGMTADIYPFDASFLSRCATRIINEVQGINRVVYDYTSKPPGTIEWE from the coding sequence ATGCCGACTCCCGACCCCTCCGCCGCCCCTGAATCGATCCTGATCATCGACTTCGGATCGCAAGTCACCCAGCTCATCGCCCGTCGCGTCCGCGAGGCGGGCGTGTATAGCGAGATTGTCCCGTTCAGCGCCGCCGAGGCGGCGCTCGCACGGATGCGGCCCAAGGGGGTGATCCTGTCAGGATCGCCCGCGTCGGTTCCCGCCGAGGGCAGCCCGCGCGCACCCCGGTCGATCTTTGACAGCGGCCTGCCGATCCTGGGCATCTGTTACGGCCAGCAGGTGATGAGCCAGCAGCTCGGCGGAAAAGTCGAACCCGGCGGCATCGATGGCGAACGCGACGGCGAATTCGGCCGCGCCTTCCTGACCGTCACCGAACCCTGCGTGCTGTTCGATGGGCTGTGGCAGGTCGGCGAACGGCATCAGGTGTGGATGAGCCACGGCGACCGCGTGACCCGGTTCGCGCCGGGTTTCCGTATCGTGGCAGTCAGCGACGGCGCGCCTTTCGCAGTCATCGCGAATGACGAGCGCCGCTATTATGGTACCCAATTCCACCCCGAAGTCGTCCATACCCCCGACGGCGCGAAGCTGATCGCCAATTTCGTGCGCCACGTCTGCGGGTGCAGCGGCGACTGGACGATGGCCGAGTTTCGCACCACCAAGATCGCCGAAATCCGCGCACAGGTCGGCGACCAGCGCGTGCTGTGCGGCCTGTCGGGCGGGGTCGACAGCGCGGTCGCCGCGGTGCTGATCCACGAAGCGATCGGCGAACAGCTGACCTGCGTTTTCGTCGACCACGGCCTCTTGCGCATGAACGAGCGCGAACAGGTCGAACGCCTGTTCCGCGACCATTACAACATCCCGCTGGTCGTCGTCGACGCCGAGGAGCGCTTCATGGCGGGGCTTGCGGGCATCACCGACCCCGAACAGAAGCGCAAGTTCATCGGCGCCGAGTTCATCAATGTGTTCGAGGAAGAGGCCAGGAAGATCGGCGGCGCCGATTTCCTCGCGCAAGGCACGCTCTATCCCGATGTGATCGAGAGCGTCAGCTTCACCGGCGGGCCGAGCGTCACGATCAAGAGTCATCACAATGTCGGCGGCCTGCCCGAACGCATGAACATGAAGCTCGTCGAGCCGCTGCGCGAGCTGTTCAAGGACGAGGTCCGCCTGCTCGGCAAGGAGCTGGGCCTGCCCGACATTTTTGTCGGCCGCCACCCCTTCCCCGGCCCCGGCCTCGCGATCCGCATTCCAGGCGAAGTCAGCAAAGAGCGCTGCGACATCCTCCGCAAGGCCGATGCGGTCTATCTCGAGGAAATCCGCAACGCCGGGCTGTACGATGCGATCTGGCAGGCGTTTGCGGTGCTCCTGCCGGTCAAGACGGTCGGCGTGATGGGCGACGGGCGCACTTACGACCATGTCTGCGCGCTGCGCGCCGTGACCTCGACCGATGGCATGACCGCCGACATCTATCCCTTCGACGCCAGCTTCCTGAGCCGCTGCGCGACGCGCATCATCAACGAGGTGCAGGGCATCAACCGGGTGGTGTATGATTATACGTCGAAGCCGCCGGGGACGATCGAGTGGGAGTGA